A single genomic interval of Oryzias latipes chromosome 3, ASM223467v1 harbors:
- the LOC101172801 gene encoding ephrin-B2a, which yields MILRRGVFLIFPVMGRSAQGCAAVILLAIVCSCRAATLESILWSSSNTKFKAGKGLVLFPQIGDKMDIVCPRADGSPGGKEEFYKVYLVSRSQMESCTIEKMDTPLLNCDKPYRDVKFTFKFQEFSPNLWGLEFLKGRDYYITSTSTGFLRGLDNTNGGVCGNKSMKLVLRVGQNSSDPPSTLQESPTRYPPTPPKSKAKDASVKEKNIRNLDLDTGQTKPGGISSSRAGLFIWIVSGCVTLLLVIAVLLVVMWKYHQHRRVPDRQQQQQASLSLNTLAVPKRDSISSDNIGSDRSDIVFPLRASESMICRHYERVSGEYAPPVYIVQEIMPHSPTNVYYKV from the exons ATGATACTCAGACGAGgggttttcttgatttttcctGTGATGGGGAGAAGCGCGCAGGGCTGCGCTGCTGTGATCCTGCTGGCCATCGTGTGCTCCTGCCGTGCTGCCACACTGGAGTCTATCCTGTGGAGCAGCTCCAACACTAA ATTTAAAGCTGGAAAGGGACTGGTGCTCTTCCCTCAGATAGGGGATAAGATGGACATTGTGTGTCCCCGGGCAGATGGCTCTCCTGGGGGAAAGGAGGAGTTCTACAAAGTCTACCTGGTCTCTCGAAGTCAGATGGAGAGCTGCACGATTGAAAAGATGGACACCCCGCTACTGAACTGTGACAAGCCTTACCGGGACGTGAAATTCACGTTCAAGTTTCAGGAATTCAGCCCCAACCTCTGGGGACTGGAGTTCCTAAAGGGAAGGGATTATTACATCACCT CCACATCTACAGGCTTTCTGAGAGGTCTGGATAATACCAACGGAGGGGTGTGTGGGAACAAATCAATGAAGCTGGTGTTAAGAGTCGGCCAAA ATTCTTCCGATCCACCATCCACGCTTCAGGAGTCTCCAACGAGATATCCACCCACACCGCCCAAGTCCAAGGCCAAGGATGCCTCCGTGAAAGAAAAGAACATAAGAA ATTTGGACCTGGACACAGGGCAAACAAAGCCTGGTGGGATCAGCAGCTCCAGGGCAGGACTCTTTATTTGGATCGTCTCCGGCTGTGTCACGCTTCTTCTGGTTATCGCCGTTCTGCTGGTTGTGATGTGGAAGTACCACCAGCACCGCCGTGTTCCTgacaggcagcagcagcagcaggcctcCTTGTCCCTCAACACTCTGGCTGTGCCGAAGCGGGACAGCATCAGCAGTGACAACATTGGCTCAGACCGAAGCGACATCGTCTTTCCTCTGCGGGCCTCTGAAAGCATGATCTGCCGTCACTATGAGCGTGTGAGCGGTGAATACGCGCCCCCTGTGTACATAGTCCAGGAGATAATGCCCCACAGCCCCACCAACGTCTACTACAAAGTCTAA